GCATTCCGGGTTCTCCCCGACGACCTCCCGCTCTGACACGAGATCCTCTGTGGCCAAGCGCCCTCTCCCGCAAGGGGCTTGGCCCCCTCCTGCCAAGATGCGATGCGCGGTAGGTGTCCGGCGCCGTTCGGGATGGGCGACGTAGGGCCGTTGCCGGGTGATGGCAGCAGTACCCAGTAGGCACCGCCTGCCCCTCAAAGCCGCGCGCCAGTCGCCGACTCGCCTCATTCAGTACGGATAACCACCTGAATGCCGGCGCTGTCAGGCCCCCCGGAACCCGGTCGGAGAGACGACCCTCGAAGGAGCTCTCACTAGAGTGCGATCCATGGAACCCCGTTGGCACTACCAGAACATGAACCCGCTCGGTCTCGGCGAGTTCATGAGCAACCGCACCGCCCTCGACCGCTACAAGGCCCGCGTCAACCTTTATGTCGGCGACGTCAAGGGCGTGAACCCCTCCGACCCGCAGGGCGTGCTCGGCCTGTACCCCGTCGACCAGGACGGCACCCAGGGCTGACGGGTCCTTCTCCGCCTCTTTGCTCCCCACCAGAGGGGTGGAAGTCATGGCCGCCCACACGGCCGCCTGAGCTTGACGTTTGCCTCGGTGAGCTGGGTGTTCCTTGATCGACTCGGCGCGTTGACCGTCTTGCCGACGTGGTGACGCCTGGCCCGGGGCTTGTTCTTCGAGCCGGGAGGCCGTCCAGGGCCTGGGCGTGTGGGTTTCGGTGCGGCCGCCGGTCTCGCGGCGGTCGCGTCGCGGAGGTTGCGAAGCCCGCGGCGGTCGGGGGCCGGGTGAGGCGGCGGGGTTCGGTGCGGCGTACCCAGGGCCGGTGGACGTCCCGCGCCGCGGACCGCGACCGAGTCGCCACCCTGGCCCATGGCCACGCCACCGCCGACGAGATCGATCGGCGACTGGTCGCCCTGACCACCGCCCCCACCCACTGAATTCCGTCCCCCTCCAGGAGGCTCCGCATGAGCACCCTCTCCTTCAAGGTCCTCGACCTCGACTTCCCGGCCGGCAGCAAGAACAAGACCGCCACGCTCGTCACCGGTGAGCAGGAGGCGCTGCTGGTCGACGCCGGCTTCACCCGCGCCGACGGTCACCGGCTGGCCGCCGAGATCCTCGACTCGGGCAAGAAGCTGACCACCGTCTTCGTCAGCCACGGCGACCCCGACTTCTACTTCGGCGCCGAGGTCCTCGCCGACGCCTTCCCCGACGCCGCCTTCGTCGCCACCCCGATCGTCATCGAGCACATCAAGCACTCCTACGAGGGCAAGCTCAAGGCGTGGGCGGCCCTCGGCCCGAACCTGCGCTCCCTTCCGGCGCACCTCCTTCGGGCGGAAGTGGCAGGGCTCGCGGGGTCGTTGGCCTCCCGGACGCATACCGCTTCTAGGACCGCGGTCACACCGGGCACACCCTTTCGACCCGCTCCGGCGCCACCCTCAAGGACACGAGGTCCGAGCCGGGCAGTCCTCCGAGAAGGCCGCGCTGATCTACCAGCACTCCGACGAGGAGCGGCAGCGGGAGGTGGCTGCCGGGCTCGACGACCTGGTGCGTGCCGAGCGTGCGAAGTGCCACAAGGACGACCCCGCGCACCACAGCGAAGAGGCTGCCGAGAGCTAATGGTGCGGTTGTGGTGCGCGACCGGCCCACCGGTCTGGACAACAAAGAGCCCCCGGGTCTCTGACCTGGGGGTTTCACATGGAGCGGGTGACGAGAATCGAACTCGCGCTCTCAGCTTGGGAAGCGACGGCGCTTGGAAGGCGACATGGCTGTTGACCTGCGCTTATGTGGCTTACCGGCGGCCCTGTGAGGCAGGGTTCGCACCGCTGTTGATCGCTGTTGTCCGCTCTTAAGGGCACGCTGTGGGCACGGCGTCGTGATCGATAGACCGCTGGGGCCGGGTAGGCGCTTTGCAGGTGCGGCATGACTCGGCTCGCAGGTCGCCTGAGCGGCGTCATCGCGACTGCACACATCGACGCCGTGCCCGTCTATGCAGTGCACTGCGCACCGCCTTTACGTCGGGCCGTCTGAAGGCGTGCGCCTCACCCGTTCCGCCGCGCTGAGGTTCACCTCCATCGTCACGTCCTCGCGGTTGTCATTGAGTCTTACTGCGAGCGCCTGGATGGACGTCTGGTCGAACCGGAACCGAGGCGGCCAGTCCAGCAGAGGGCTTGTCGGGGGCCATATCTGCAGGACAGAGCCGTGAAAGTCTTCAAGGGGCGCGAGGTCCCCGTCGAAGAAGGGGATGAAGACCTGAAACGCGACTTTGACGACTGAGAAGGTGACGCACAGGCCGAGCAGCTCGTATTTCGGATCTTTCCCGGGCATGTAGATCGGGCGCGACACCAGAGCCAAGGGGTTCGGGTCGTGGTAGGCGGCGATCCAGGCCCTCATACCGTGGTGCGGCTGACGGTTGATCTCCAGTCCCTGGCCGGCACCGTGCGGAACGATGTTGCCGCCCACCGCGTCCAGGAGAACGGCCATCTTGGCGGCCCACAGAGCGAGTCGACCTTGCGCGTGCTCGTCGAGTGCTCTCACCTGGTGGAACATCGGGATGAGGATGTCCTTGACGTCGTTCTCCAGGGTCGACATCCACGTGTTTTTGCAGTGCTGGGTGTCGTCGGCCAGTTGATACGCCGCCGCTGCGGGTCCGTGCTCCGAATGCCGTGTCGCTTCATCTCGCGTACGAGCCACTTCGGGTAGATGTCTTCGTCCGTGGGCTGCCCCTGTGGGTCCAAGCAGAAGGGGCAGTGGCCAGGCGGAGCCGGCAACCAGTTCTCGTGCGCGTGGGCATCGGTGATCGGTTCGATGTTGATCACGGTCAGGTCCTCAGCCACTTGGGCTCTGTCAGTGCGGAGAAGCGCCAGGAGGATCCGCGAAGGCGCGGCTCACGTCGACGCGCGTCCCGATCAACCAACTACCCGGGCGTGTGCCGCCTATCTCGACCCACGAGTGGCGGGCCCGCTTGATCAACTCCCCGCATCCGGCAAGGCAGTCCAGCCTGCGCCAGTCCGGACTCCATGCTCTCCACTCAGTCGCCATGCCTCAGGATGCCACTCGCCGCGTCGCCATGTTTCGAGGTACGCCGCTGGCGCTTGGCACCCCCACGTACGGAATCTGCGCCGACGGGTGAACACGGTTACCCGCGCGGCGGCGCCGTACTACCCCTGATCACCAGCTGTGTCGGTACGACGACGTCGTGTTCTGTCTCCTCGCCGCGCAGGATGTCCAGGAGCATCCGCCCGGCACGCTCTCCCTGCTCCCGTACCGGTTGCCGCACCGTGGTCAGGTCGGTCAGCTCGGCGACCGGGTGGTCGTCGATGCCGATGACGGAGATGTCGTCGGGGATGCGCAGTCCGGCCCGGCGGAGTGTGCGGATTGCGCCGAGGGCGACCTCGTCGGAGTGGGCGTATACGGCGGTGGGCGGCTCGGGCTGGCTGAGGAGTTTGGCCATGGCGTCGGCGCCTTGGTCGCCGCCCCAGTCGACGGTGACGACGAGCCGCTCGTCGACCGGGATGCCGGCGTCGCGCAGAGCGGCGTAGTACGCGTTCGAGCGGCCCGACGGCTGGACCTCGTCCGGCTGGTCCGGGTCGACTGCCGCGATCATCGCGATGCGGCGGTGGCCCAGGAAGCGCAAATGGTCCATGGCCTGGCGGCCGGCGGTCTCGTCGTCGATGGAGACGTTCGGGTAGGGCGCGTGCTGGCCGCCCGCGGCGATGATCGTGACACCCATCAGCTCCAGGCGGCGCTGCTCCTCCTCACCGACCGGGAAGGCCAGGACCACGACGGCGTCGACCTTGCGGCGGGCGGGCAGGCGATGGAAGAAGTCGTGGCGGTCCTCGATGCCGTCGACGTGGTAGAGCAGCACGTCCAGGTCGGCCGCGCGCAGTACGGACTCCAGTCCCTCCAGCAGCGCCGCGAAGAACCAGCGGGAGATGTGCGGTACGACCACCGCGACCCGGCCGGTGGCGCCGCCGGCCAGGCGGGACGCCTCGGGGGAGACGACGTAGGAGAGCTCCTCGGCGACCGCGAGGACGCGGCGGCGGGTGGCCTCGGATACGCCGTAGTCGTTGTTGAGCGCGCGTGAGGCGGTGGCCATCGAGACGCCGGCGGCACGGGCCACGTCGGCCATGTTGATCTTCTGGGAGCTCTGCGCCATGCCGGAAGGCTAACCCACCAGCCGAGCGGATCGGAAACGCTTCCGGAATCTTCGGAAGGTTTTCCGAGCTTCTCGGTGATGGCGATCGCTGCCCTGTCCGGCCATCTGATCGTTTCGGCACGTCACATGTATGTTGCGGCTTCGTTACTTGACAGGCTTGCTCGGCCGCCTCACTCTTTCGGGAACGGAAACGCTTCCGAAACGACCTTCGCACCCCCTGTGGCCCGGTCGGGAAGCTCGCCGACCTCTGTCTGCCGACCGTGCCCTGGATCGGCAGCCGCATGGATGCGAGGAGGCATCATGCCCGAGCAGCACCCCACCTCCCCCGTCAGAACCGCCGACCGACGCCTGCGTGCCCCGCTGGCGTCCGTCGCCGCGGTGTCCGCGCTGGTGACGCTGGCCGCGTGCAGTGCTCCCGGCTCCGGCTCCGGCTCGGACTCCGGCGCGGCGGCGAACCCGACGCCGACCGCCGTCAACACCGCTGTCGCCGACACCCCGGCGGAGTTGACCCTGTTCTCCGCGGCCGGCCTGCAGACGTACCAGCAGGGCCTGGCGGACGCCTTCATGGCCAAGTACCCGAAGATCAAGGTGAAGCTGCGGGTGGAGGCGGACAACAACTACAACACCGTCCTACCGAGGCTGCTGGCCTCCGACTCCACGCCCGACCTCGTCCAGCCCTACGACCTCCTCGGCGGCGTCAAGGACAACCTGCTCACCAACCTCGACGCCTACGACAAGGCGTACGGCTGGAGCTCGACGGCGCCGGCTTCCGCGCTCGCGCCCGGACGGGTGTCGAACGGCGCGGTCGGTGGCGGTCCGCTGTATCAGGCGGGCGGTGCGGCGGGCCCGCTGGTCGGCGTCTTCTACAACAAGGAGCTGGCCGCCAAGGTCGGCATGAACACCGTGCCCGGCTCCATCACCGAACTCGAAGCCGTCATGGCGAAGGCGAAGAAGTCCGGCATCACTCCGATCGTCGCCTCCAACCAGGACGGCCTGATCGGCCACCTCTACAACCTGCTGCTGGGCGACTACATGGGCGCCGAGAAGCTCAGCGACATCGTGTACCACCAGCCGGGCGCCACCCTGGACACCCCGGAAGCGGTCAAGGCCACCGAGACACTGCAGAAGTGGATCAAGGCCGGTTACTTCGCCTCCGACGTCAACGCCCTCAACCAGGAGGCGTCGTACGGCAAGTTCACCGGCGGCAAGGGCCTGTTCTTCTTCCAGGGCAGCTGGATCACGCAGACCCTCGACAAGAACTTCAAGGGCAAGTACGGCGTCTTCCCGATGCCGCCGGCCACGCAGGACGGCCCGTACGCGGGCATGACCAGCAACACCCTCGCCTTCTCCATCGCCGCCCGCTCCAAGAACAAGGACGCCGCCGCCCTGTTCCTGGACTTCCTCACCACCCCCGAGGCCGCGAAGGTCGCCGTCGACAACGGCTACGCCGCCCTGACCGACGGTACGGCCGCCCCGGGCAAGCCGTCGCTGTCCGGCACGCTGACCGAGCAGATCCAGGCCGGCTACGCCGCGATTGCCGCCGACAACGGCTTCGACAGCTGGCTGCAGAACGCCGCCCCGGCCCTCAACACCAAGCTGACCCAGCAGCTCCAGCTGCTGGTCTCCGGCAAGGTCGAGCCCGCCGCGATGGTCGAGACCCTCCAGACCACCTACGCCGACGCACTGAAGAACAGCTGAGGGGTATGCGATCCACCAAGTCGCCCGTCGGCGTCACCGCCGCCCGGAGCCGCCACCGGCTCCGGGCCCGGCGGTGGGCCGGCTGGCTCTTCGCCCTCCCCGCCCTCGCCTTCTACGGCGTCTTCAACTTCTACCCGGTCCTGCTGTCGATCCAGTACTCCTTCTACGACTGGGACGGCGTCGGCGCCTCCACCTGGGTGGGCCTGAGGAACTACACCGAGGTCTTCACGGACAACGAGCAGTTCTCCTCCCTGCTCCACGCCTTCTACCTGATCCTCTTCTTCACCATCCTGCCGGTGACCATCGCCCTGATCACCGCCTCCGTACTGAGGCAGCTGCAAGGCCGCTTCACCGGCGCCCTGGCCCGCACGCTCCTCTTCCTGCCGCAGATCATCCCCGGAGCCGCCGCGGGCGTCGCCTGGACCTGGATGTACTCCGACAACGGCGTGGTCAACCAGCTCCTGCGCGCCATCGGCCTCGACGGCGTCACCCGCGCTTGGCTCGCCGACTACACCTGGGCCCTGACCGCGGTCGGCTTCATCGGCACCTGGCTGTCCACCGGTCTGTGCACGATGCTGCTCCTGGCCGGCATCGGAAAGATCGACAACAGCCTGTACGAGGCGGCCCGCATCGACGGCGCCGGTCCCATCCGCCAGTTCCTGGCCGTCACCCTGCCCGGTCTGCGCAACGAGATCGGGGTCTGCGTCACCATCACGATCATCGCCGCGCTCGCCAGCTTCGACGTCGTCTATCTCGCCACCCAGGGCGGCCCCGGCACCCAGACCATGGTCCCCGGCGTCGCCGTCTACCGTCTGGCCTTCAACGACGCCCGCCTCGGCGCGGCCTCCGCGCTCGCCGTCGTCCTCGCCCTGGTCGTGATCGCAGTCGTCGTCCCGCTCCAGCGCCTGTTCCGGGAGAAGTAGTCCGATGCCCGAACGCACGCAGACCGCACGCGCACTTCGCCGTCGCACTCCCGGACTCATCCTCATCACGGCCGCCGCGCTCTACTCCGTCGTCCCGCTCCTGAGCATGGTCAGCGCGGCCCTCGCGCCCCAGGGCACGTTTCCCTCCGGACTGAGCTGGCCGTCCGACCCGCACTGGCACAACTTCGTCGACGCCTGGAACGTCGCCAACATCACGACGCTGCTGAAGTCCAGCATGCTCATCGTGCTCGGCGTCGTCCCCGTCGCGGTCCTGATCGCGACGATGGCCGCGTACGCGATCGCCGTACTGGAGATCCCGCTGGGCGGCGTCTTCTACACGGTCCTCGTCCTGACGCTGACCCTGCCGTACGAGATTGTGATCGTCCCGCTCTACGAACAGACCAGAGCCATGGGCCTGTTGGGCACCCAGTGGGCGCTGATCCTCCCGCTCATCGGGATGAACATGCCGTTCGCGGTGTTCTGGATGAGGGCGCACTTCGCAGGAGTACCGAAGGAGTTGTCCGAGGCGGCGGGCATGGACGGCGCTGGCCCCTGGCGCGCGCTGTTCCACATCCACCTGCCGCTCGCCCGCCCCGCGATCGCCTCCCTCGCCCTGCTGATGTTCCTGTCCACCTGGAACCAGTTCCTGCTCGCCCTGGTGCTCATCGACGACCCCAACAAGCGCACCATGGCCGGCGCCCTGCAGGCGTTCACCACCAAATACAGCACCGACCAGGTCCTGCTGAACGCCGGTGCCCTTCTCATCATGGCCCCCACGATCCTCGTGTTCCTTGTCCTGCAACGCCACTTCGTCAAGGCGCTGCTCCAGGGCTCGATCAAGGGCTGACCCACCACCCCCACCCTCTTCTTCAGACAGTCAGGACCGAGCACCATGAGCATCCCGACCCCCACCGCGCTGCCAGCCGACGCCGACTGGTGGCGCAGGGCCGCCATCTACCAGGTCTACATACGCAGCTTCGCCGACGGCGACGGCGACGGCACCGGCGACATCGCCGGCCTCCGCTCCCGCCTGCAGTACC
The genomic region above belongs to Streptomyces coeruleorubidus and contains:
- a CDS encoding MBL fold metallo-hydrolase; this encodes MSTLSFKVLDLDFPAGSKNKTATLVTGEQEALLVDAGFTRADGHRLAAEILDSGKKLTTVFVSHGDPDFYFGAEVLADAFPDAAFVATPIVIEHIKHSYEGKLKAWAALGPNLRSLPAHLLRAEVAGLAGSLASRTHTASRTAVTPGTPFRPAPAPPSRTRGPSRAVLREGRADLPALRRGAAAGGGCRARRPGACRACEVPQGRPRAPQRRGCRELMVRLWCATGPPVWTTKSPRVSDLGVSHGAGDENRTRALSLGSDGAWKATWLLTCAYVAYRRPCEAGFAPLLIAVVRS
- a CDS encoding LacI family DNA-binding transcriptional regulator; protein product: MAQSSQKINMADVARAAGVSMATASRALNNDYGVSEATRRRVLAVAEELSYVVSPEASRLAGGATGRVAVVVPHISRWFFAALLEGLESVLRAADLDVLLYHVDGIEDRHDFFHRLPARRKVDAVVVLAFPVGEEEQRRLELMGVTIIAAGGQHAPYPNVSIDDETAGRQAMDHLRFLGHRRIAMIAAVDPDQPDEVQPSGRSNAYYAALRDAGIPVDERLVVTVDWGGDQGADAMAKLLSQPEPPTAVYAHSDEVALGAIRTLRRAGLRIPDDISVIGIDDHPVAELTDLTTVRQPVREQGERAGRMLLDILRGEETEHDVVVPTQLVIRGSTAPPRG
- a CDS encoding extracellular solute-binding protein; amino-acid sequence: MPEQHPTSPVRTADRRLRAPLASVAAVSALVTLAACSAPGSGSGSDSGAAANPTPTAVNTAVADTPAELTLFSAAGLQTYQQGLADAFMAKYPKIKVKLRVEADNNYNTVLPRLLASDSTPDLVQPYDLLGGVKDNLLTNLDAYDKAYGWSSTAPASALAPGRVSNGAVGGGPLYQAGGAAGPLVGVFYNKELAAKVGMNTVPGSITELEAVMAKAKKSGITPIVASNQDGLIGHLYNLLLGDYMGAEKLSDIVYHQPGATLDTPEAVKATETLQKWIKAGYFASDVNALNQEASYGKFTGGKGLFFFQGSWITQTLDKNFKGKYGVFPMPPATQDGPYAGMTSNTLAFSIAARSKNKDAAALFLDFLTTPEAAKVAVDNGYAALTDGTAAPGKPSLSGTLTEQIQAGYAAIAADNGFDSWLQNAAPALNTKLTQQLQLLVSGKVEPAAMVETLQTTYADALKNS
- a CDS encoding carbohydrate ABC transporter permease — protein: MRSTKSPVGVTAARSRHRLRARRWAGWLFALPALAFYGVFNFYPVLLSIQYSFYDWDGVGASTWVGLRNYTEVFTDNEQFSSLLHAFYLILFFTILPVTIALITASVLRQLQGRFTGALARTLLFLPQIIPGAAAGVAWTWMYSDNGVVNQLLRAIGLDGVTRAWLADYTWALTAVGFIGTWLSTGLCTMLLLAGIGKIDNSLYEAARIDGAGPIRQFLAVTLPGLRNEIGVCVTITIIAALASFDVVYLATQGGPGTQTMVPGVAVYRLAFNDARLGAASALAVVLALVVIAVVVPLQRLFREK
- a CDS encoding carbohydrate ABC transporter permease; protein product: MPERTQTARALRRRTPGLILITAAALYSVVPLLSMVSAALAPQGTFPSGLSWPSDPHWHNFVDAWNVANITTLLKSSMLIVLGVVPVAVLIATMAAYAIAVLEIPLGGVFYTVLVLTLTLPYEIVIVPLYEQTRAMGLLGTQWALILPLIGMNMPFAVFWMRAHFAGVPKELSEAAGMDGAGPWRALFHIHLPLARPAIASLALLMFLSTWNQFLLALVLIDDPNKRTMAGALQAFTTKYSTDQVLLNAGALLIMAPTILVFLVLQRHFVKALLQGSIKG